ACCccaggttgagaaccactgctctagacaaCTAGGCTTCGAATTTGCAAGCATGGGAGCAGACTTTTGCCACTCTTCTTCACAGATTGGTTGCAACTGCTCTAGCTGTCTTTTCATCAACCTCTATTGGATTCAGAACTGGATCAAGAACCATGATGAGCCTATTCTGAGCCAAAATATGTTCTGGTAACGGACATTTTTCAACTTGCTCTCTCTGCAATATAAATCGACATGTGCTGTAAGCTAAATGCCAAATGGCAGTGGTGTGGTAACTCATCTTTGATGAACAATAGATTACATTCAAAGTGAAATTTCTAATGACAGGAACTCCCACATATGACATGAATAGATCATTGTTATTGACTAGTGCTGCattattctataaaaaaaaaaaaaaaaaaaaaccttgagctGAAGACTTGTTCATGTAATAATATACAGATCTTGGGCCACTTATTACTGGGACTTGTGATACCCAAGTCTCCAGCAAAATGAGAAGAGGCTTGAGAGAAATGTGCTGAGACCACTCCATCTTTTTGAAAGCCTAAAATATGATgtaatataattaatataatcTAATGTGAAAGACCAGGTACATGTGTCTAATTCCCTTTGCATTACATTACTATAGACATTTAACTTTATTCAAGAGTTTCCCCATTTCCCTACTCGGAGAGGCGATTCGTAATCATTGACTAGAGAACCATACAATAAGAGCTAGTAACAGTCTTTAATCTATCTCGGTTAATCCTGTGAGCTTCCGCAAATGCTGTTACGTTTGTTCTGATATAAAGAGATATAAAAACAGTTTTCTTCTTAAAATGTGGTTCGCCACATGTACAAAAATGTCGCTGTAAAGGTTTTGAACTGGAAACAAAGTGGCATTCAGGGAGTTTCCATGAGAGAGCTGTTTAAACATTGCTGTCATCGTTCAAACCATTTGGGTTATCGTCACCTACCTCTGTAACTGAAGTGAAGTTTTAGTTTATTATATGTAACTGTCGTACATTAGTTCTTTTTGTAAAGTGTAACCAAAGCTTgctagtgtttttattatttcatgcATAAAAAGGGGGATAATTCACTAGATGAAAATATCATAAAGCAAACTCCAGAGCAAAGCTTGTTAAAAGAAAAACCTTGTGGCACATTTACACACCTAGCACGGCAGTACAGGAGGAGCTCTGAGAAGTGCATtggattatatattaaaatgattaaaaagcaATGGTGAATCTAATCCCATGTTGTAAACAGTTGATATTTGTTAAAGAACGTTTCTTGGCCGGGGCTGGATGAGTACCTGTACTTCTTTGtggagagttttgaaaatgtttttgtggAAATGTGCTTCAGTTGTGTTCTATTGTTTTATCACTGTTGTGAGTAAGTGGGTTTGGGGTCTGGGGGGAGGGGGCGATGCTGCAGTGTTATTGTAACTGCATGTAAACCACACACAGGTGTGCAGTCTTGGGAAGATTCTAAGAAAAGAGATTCACAGAAATCGAGCACTAAACATCCTACTCAAGCCACAGAATCGAATTCGCGCTTTCTTGAGTATTAAGACTTCCCTGTGTGTTAAACAGGCAAACAGGCAGTTGTACGTTTTTTCCAACGCTGCAAAAATGTGCAAAGAACAAAGAAATGTCAAGGCGTTCCTGTATCAAAGACTGTTGTGAGTATGACCCAGACTGCTGTAAAGTAACCCTAAGGAACAGTCTCCATGTATGCAATGATGTAAGATATGGCATGGATTGTACAGAATATGGTCACTGAATAAGATTACATGGCATTGTACTAGATTAGTAACTTCTGAACTAAGGATAAGATATATATTTAGTTTAGATTTCATTTAGAGTCCTTTATGATAAATTTACTCAAACTTACAAGACTGTTTGTATGCGGTTATCTGGTATGAAATAGTAAAACTAAAGTGTAATTCttgcttctttttcttttgaacTGCTAGTTCACGTCTTCAGCCAGTTTGGTCTCATCTTCATCTCCAAAACTCTCGCAATACACATTATTGTGCTTTACAACTATCCTTCTTTGCAAATCCTTCTCAGCTGAAGAGCTCTTAACATACTGGTGAGGATACCATTGGATATGAAGCTGACATTAGTGTCCCTGTGCTGCTCAGGTTCTGTATGTTCACTTCAGATGGGGTTTGTATGTAACTTCCCCGTACAGAACAGCAGTGCCTCTTTAAACCATAACTCAGAAAGTCCTTTTGTTGTGGGGTAACTGTTGAATGAAAGAGTTGCTCTCTGTGGTGGTTTGGAATGATATTCAAAAGGACGCATGTTAATGCTTTATTAATACAGCCCAATGTGATGGTGGTGAAAGTAATCCAAACCCTTCCCTGTACTGCACAGAAGGCAGCATGAGGTTTAATGGAATACTTCCTGTCTTATTTCCTGACTACGGAAATTAAACTGTGATATACTGTGCTGTATGTCTGAGTTCTTGATATAGCAATAGATGTTATCCGTTGTCTTAACATAATTTCTAAACCTCGAGTAAAAATGAAACCATGATAAATATTGTAGTGCTACAGAGTACATTTCAATGTAGGGATGGCACATTCccaaacaaacagtattttttttagagAGGTTTCCTATGCTTAATGTCTGCCCTCCCATTTAGTTCTGTAGGCTCTGACTGTTTAGATAATTAgactgtagtatatatatatatatatatatatatatatatatatatatatatatatatataatgtatctaTAGATCATTATACTGTCAGTACACAACTGCAAACTGCTTGAAACTTCAGTAGTGTAATAAAATCTTACACAACAAGAAACCCCATGAAAAAGCAACTGTCTGTACACAACTTCCACCTGCTTGTGGCTGAAGCATTATTGCATGAAACCTACACGTCTCTAAAGCTGGTGTAGTTTCTGAAATGAAGAAATGTTCCCATTCtgaacacaaaataggaggcatttttttccacagagaattgtgggagtctggaaccaactccccagtaatgttgttgaagcggacaccctgggatccttcaagaagctgcttgatgagaataagctactaaccaaatgagcaagataggctgaatggcctcctgtcgtttgtaaactttcttatgttcttaaaaaaacaagtaaCTACATGGTGGTCATCTACTGTGAGGTAGTACTTGCTTATGCAGCTTCccgattggtggatgaaagttctgaggtaTCTTGGTAAGTATTTGGACCCTCCAGTGTAACTAGTATAAACACGGGCAGGTTTACTGATCTTAATGCATGAAAACTGGTAATAAAGTTTAGCAGAACATTTTGCGTCTTATTACTTTGATGTTATTTTTGAAAAGGGTTTCAAAAGGATGCAGCCGCTTTGTTTCCAAGAGGTGTCCTGGAGGTCaggaataatataataaaaaatatagtgGAAACTCTCTCAATAGCGACAGTTCAAGAAGAGTATGCGTGATCAAGGCATTTTCACCAGCCAGGTGAACTGGGGTGGGTGGAATTAAAGGTAGGTGGTTCCATACAGAGCGCAGAGTACTTTGTGTGTTAACGATTTCCAGGGCTATCTCATTGAGGAGTCATAGGGCATATCTGagcatgaaaaaaatgaaaaaaatgaaataaaactgctgttgcagtggaaatatatatatatatatatatatatatatatatatatatatatatatatatatatatatatatatatatatatatatatatatatatatatatatatatatatatatatatatatatatatatatatatatatatatggttcagAACGTTGAGGGGTTACTGAATTGGAAACCGTTAGTGAGGATATGGAATGAAACAATTCTAATCACGCTGCCTTTTTTTTCTACCAGTGTGGTTTTTGAATACAATCATatgcaaactaataaaaaatgtaaatagtataacgGAGCCAGGCTGATGTTATTAGATCTATATCTAGCATGAAGCAAGAGTTAAATATATCACATTTGCACTGCTTAAACCAGTAAATAAATATGATTCAAAGCTGCAAACAACCATAAAGGTtcacagtaaaaccagaaatggctCAAAGTACAATGCAATGGGAGCTCATAATGTCTATTTCTGTCATTAAGTACACTctattaattgttttgttttttactggtaATTCTTCTAAAATAGATGCTCTCAGTTGTGACTTTTTGCATAAAACTTTATTATTGAAAACAAAGAAGAGATTGTGTCTTTTTATtagaaataatttattattagtttatataCAAGTTAATATGTACACAAGATAATCTCAAGTTTACACCTCACCCCAGCAAACTTCAATGAAAGGGTCACAATTTTCAAATGTATCTGCCCCActtgataaaaataaaacaaagtcatgataaaaaataaaatgaaataaaaaacccAATAGAAAGTATTGAATTCTTTCCcgtaacaaacacactgctgtggTTTTAAATGAGTACAGAACATAATCCCCTTCTGTCATTTCACTTTTACATTACTTTAAAACAGATTCACGATTAAAACTTGTCAGTCTAGTAGAAATGTTTTGACAAGTGATTGAGTGTTATGAAATAACAAATAGGAATTACATGCGGTTTATATTATCAGCCTGTAACTAAGCCTTTACGAATCATTGCTAAACACTGTGGTGCCACTTAAttagcatgcatttcattttatgcCTGCTCCGGCAGCTTGTTTCATTTGTTCGGTTGCTCACACCAAGGGTTCAGTGGTCACGCCAAGGCCTGAATGCTTGCAATGACATCAGACTTTCCACTTAGTAGTACATGGTATCTCGGCCATTTCCTGTGAGAGTTGACCTGCTTCCTGTGGCTGAAACATCTCTGAAGAAGCAAACAGCCAAGCAGGGCTCAACCAGAGATTGTGCCACATTACAAAAACATCTACAGCTGAGAGGATATTATGCCATATATGACTCCCTTTTAATGCAACCTTTTGTTAAACAGATAAAAGCCACTGATTgcgattttttattttattttaagggctgcATACCTCCTGGATCACATTATGTTTAACAAGCATGTAATCACTATACAGATCGATTACGTGAAATAGGCTTGCTCTGGGGTAAACTGAACCATAAGCCAACTGTCCAAGAAAAGCATGAAGACGTGTGTGGGTGTCCATAGAATGGGGCTCTCTCCTGCCTTGTGAATGTCAAAGACCCTCCAGACCATGCCTCATTATAGAGGAGAGGGGGGAAGGATCCCAGAGCCCTTGTCAGGTCTCTCAAGGAGGCTTTTGGCTTGCTGGACAATAATAGTGCTAGCAATGAGAACGAATAGTATCTAGTTTTTCTGCAGTCTGTAATCTTCTCGTTCAAAGCTTCACTCTACTTGTCTGTTGGTCTTGGAGATCCGGGATGACATTCAGCTTCATCTTGAAAGTTCCTTCATCTAAGGAACCACAGTTACTTAATTTGGTCACTGGGCGCAGTGTGAGCCATGCAAAATTATCAGTTAttatgttcctttttttttttttgcaccctgTCATTGCTCAGCATGTCTTCCAGCTGTTGCTGCAGCCCCCCTGGTCAGATCCCCTCTCCTCCGTCATGTACAGGTAAGAGTTAATGGCTTCACGCAGACCCTCGCTCACCAGGGAGTCCTCTGTGCCTTCTTTGTCTGTACCGAACAACATGGAGCTACAAAGAGAGAACGTAAAGGAACACTTAACATGGTTCCATCAGGCATGTAGTCTGTATAGATCATCTGACTTTCCTCAGTAGAGTCACATTAGAATCAAAAGATAAAAACTTCTTAAGGGGAAATCATTTTAGCCACAGTAGCCAATATTTCTTCTGCACCATGTTCTACCGTCtgcaaatgttttcattttattagcaAACTCAAAAATGAAAGAACGGCTATAACTTCTAGCTGgaataacaataaacaataaacttcTCACTATGAATAAgtttttaacccattaagtgccattgtcttcatttgaggacaggctacttttgtaattttgttttaagcCTTTTTAACTGTCTGTTAtttcaatgttctctttaactatactgtgatgataacttactctaattttgttaactgcaaaagtcaaatataaatgtaatgtatcaaattacatcaaCAGAagcttgtgttgtgatttttttcaaATCAGTGACTGTACAGGGGCAGGTTGTTTGTACGCAGGTGGGCCCAGTTGTTTTGTTTGTGGATCATCTGTAATGAGCTTTGTGGTGTCTAGGGGGAGGGGGGTTTGCGTACCTGTCCACATCCTTCCAGTTGAGGGTGGGCTTCCTCACGGTTATGGGCTCCGGTATGTTCTGAACGGGGACGTTATTGGAGCCCTGGATGTAGCATGGTTCATTCAGAGTGCAGCACAGACCCTCTCCTGATTCTGTAGAGAAGGGCAGAAACCAAATGTCATGACTAGAGATTAAACAAGTATTCTATATTACCATATCCGTCAGCCAAATAACCTCAAAGTCACCAGAATGGAAAGGTACTGAATACTCAAACTAGAGGCAAAATAAATGAGATTGATACTGCTCTTTACTACACCCTTGTATAACctgttttctgttaaaaaaaaaaaaaagttttgctcttaagtaaaaacatgttttttaaaaagcagctccTTTAATGCTCTTGAGCTGTAACTAAAAACTGATAAACGTTGTTCCTCGAGACTCAGTCCATTCCCTCCGCCCACCACAGCGGCTAACAGACTCATTCCAGCCTCAATTTAACTAGAAGACACCAACACTAAGAGAGAAGGTGTGAAGAAAAAGACCCATCTTAAAAACAGACGCTCAGAGGAGGAGGTTGAGGGCAATACAGTATAACAGCTTGCATGCTAGTGAGGCCAGATGTTCCACCCCTGTCTGTATTATCCCATCTTAACCTTTGAATGTATACGTCTTTGTGTTCTGTATGTGCGTGTGCTATTGTCTTACAGCTTGTACagcatttttgtcttttttaattgtAAGTAGGTGCGATTCATGGTTCTCACCCAAAATCTCGAAAGGATAGATACACCACATATGgaactttcatttttaaatcggTACCCGCTGACACTGTAACGTTGAAGGTATTGCGCGCAGAGACTGTATTACCCGCTGTACAAAAGAAAACACGATCCATTAGATGGTGTCGGTTTGTATACCAAAACAGACGTTATGCACAGGAATGACTGGAAATATCATAACACAGCTTCTCGTCTCTCTTGCTCCGTCACTAGTTTCGTGCGGTGTGTTCCTGATCCCCTGACACACCCAGGGTCCCTCGCTCACACTCACCTGTGTAATAGTCGACCATGTGCTGCAGGGAGGGGAAGGTGAGGCGGGCGGAGATGTAGAACCAGCCGTTCCCCAGCCGGTTGATACGATAGTGTTTGATGGACTCCCACGCGGAACTGTTGGACCTCCTCACCGACAACGAATacgaatctaaaaaaaaaaagaaaaaaagtgattcCTTTACATTCCTTTCCATACACCTGAAAGAAACTCAAATATGActctttttaaatactgtataataatgttGAGAACTGTATTTCCACCTGGGCAATTAATACCCGTTGATAATGTCACCTAGTCTGCACTAAATGTGAATAAGCAATGGGAAGCAGGtaagtatttattattgttattatctgcAGGTAGTTTGGTAGGCGGGAGTTTCACAATCCACACGTAAGTGGCACACATTTCTCAGGAAGGAAATGAGCTGACGAAGTTTGGCTCTGCTAGTGTTAAATCTTTCCATTGTGTTCTATATAATAGATGATAAATGCAATCTCCACAGCCACATTGCTGCTGCTGCATATTACATGCATCGGCTTGCATGtcgcattgttttttttgtgtgatcGTCTCTTATTAATTCTAACCTTGTCAATATTGTGTGCACCTGGGATCCTCAGCAGTTACTGTGCTGTGGTTTCCTCTTATTGTCTCTGCTGCACTAGCCTCTGTTCTGTGCCACTTAGCTGCAGCTGTTACCTTGTTGTTACTGTGAGCTCTGGAGAATGACTGTGCGACAGCTTTATAATACTGACTTGATATCAGCTATGTAAAAACTGCTTGTGTTCTGAGGGGACAATCTAGTAAAAtcagttattcttttgtttgttcgATCTGGCAGCGGAGGCTTTGTTTGTGTCACTGTGGTTTAGTGGGTTTCTGACTGATAAGGCAGCGAGCAAGCAGAGAGAGGTGGTGTGCTTTATTAACATACTTTATTTGTCTTTATGACAAACATGTTTTTCATCAATCACATTGGAGTTCAGAATTAGTCAGATAGTAACAATTCATCAAAACCTCCCGGCTTAACTGAGAAGcacttttaaaaaagcaaataaacagaGTAAGTGAAAAGCCTCggtaaattaaaatgcattgactGCAGCTTACTAAACTCTGCTTGAGTGTATAATAGTGTGGCCTTTAAAGTCATCATGCAAGCCACGGTCTTTCCAAGCATGCCTCTTTGTAACGATGTACACGATTACTTCAGAAAGGCCCATTCAACAATACAATAGCAGTCATATATTCATGTGAAATCAACATTCTTGACAATTCTAATGACCTAACATCAATTCATCATGAACAGATACAGTAGAGGGTGGACAACAGCATGTTGAATGTATCATTATTGATGACTTCTTCATATGAATTAAATAGGCAATGCAATCACTTCATGGGAAATCACATGTGTTAATTACGCTGCAGTTACATTGCCCTCAGTGTGGCACTCTCACCTCTGCGGGTTTGGCTGTCCCGGATCAGAAAAGACCCGGCCCGGTTGTAAGGTAGGAGCAGCAACTCCTCTGCCTTGTCACGGCTGATTCCTTCATAGAGCCACCTGGGGGAGGTTGAGAGAGGAGACAGGTGTGAGTGAGCTCTGACAGGTAGCAGAAGCATCAAGAGGAGCTCTTTCCTCTTCTGTGAATCCCCGATAGAGCACAGTGCCTATGGAAAATCTAACAGACAGTCATGAAGTCGCCCACTGGGGAATGTATGATGTCACTCTTACATACTTGAGCAACTTCAGCAGCTGTCTGTTCTACCTGGACTAGTTCACCCCACTTACACAAGAACTAACTAGTCATTCATGGAAATAGGTCAATGTCTTATACATGGGACCTCTGTTCCAACTACCGAAGGGGCTGGGAAAGTTGGTCTTAATAGACAGATGGCCAACATAGAAGAGGTATCTTATCATTGTAGACATGGATACATAGTAATACCAAAGGAAGCATATAAcattctcaatgtcttcagttaaCATTATCATTCTATGTTATGGGACATGAAAACAGACTGGTCATTATGCTGCACTTCTCTGAAGTATACTGTCCTAAGCATTACAGTATCTCATGGTTTCTTGCCAGgcttaaccacacgtctcagccCATGCTACAGTAGAACTATATTGGACAGCACTTTGCTTTGCTTACCTCTGATACACTTTGGCTGCGTAGTTGCTCGGTATGTAGCCTTCTTTGCCTGTTGCTGAAGAGGACACTTTCCACCAGTCGCCTTCCCtacaataaaataactgtttaGTTTTGGCCTAATACTATGGgaaataaaaaagtacagtacCTCTAGGGACTGTTCTGTGGGGCCATTTACCAGCTGTGGTTTAAAGTTAGGTTGACCACAGGTTACTGCTGTTATGAACTACTGTGTGTATTATTCATAGACTAAGATAATGATGGTTTGCCATATAGAAGGGGGTGGGTAAAAGTGTTTTTCAAGCCAGTCATTAAGAGCCACTAAAcagaatgcatttcaaattgtaATTGTCAAAATGTCTGTGCATGCTTTCATGTTATTGTTATTTGCACTTACTCTGAAAGAACATTGAGCCTCTCTCCTACTCGAACCGTAGCCTCTGCCGGTCCTCCAGAAGGGTAAGTGTAAAGAGCCACCGCCACATACTTCTTAACAGCTACAAAACAAGAGCTTCAGGTTAGAGACTTCATTCTGAGCTAACGGGagaaaaccaacaacaaaagAACTGACACAATGCTTCTTGCTTCATATCCTTGTCATAAAATGCGGTGCTAAATTAATAAGTGTGTGATGTGCATCTACTTTCTGACGGAAATATCACTGGGTCAACATCCGGGCTTTGTCATCATGCGACAGGTTATGGCTAATTATAAACCAAACGTGTTGTTGACCTATCTGTATACGTGGTCTGTCTTCATGCATATCTTTTATCTGATCGAAATGCATGctattaaaagaaaatgtgtttagtCACAACAAGTTTCTCTGAAACAGTTTGTGCAACCAATTcttttttttgaatttatttttttataattccaGTCCAGAGTTTGCATGCAATGGTAAACATCAATACATTCATGGCGAAGACATTTAAAAGCACAAAATGAACCGAATGGTTCCTTTGTCCTCCAGCGAAACAGTTTATTAAGATAAAAGAAATATGATTCAAGCCTATCTTGTGACATATTTCTAAACCTGCCCTGCTTTTATTTCGAACTCAACAGAAACAGGTTTAGTACATTCTGCTGGTGTTTCTCCCATTCTGGCAGATCTGTTGACCCCCATCTTCTTAGCCTCACTGTTAATAAGATACATTAACTTGAGGTCCACACTGCATTATGAGTTTAGGGGCTGCAGTATTTGGATAGTGATCCCTGAGTGCCAGGACTGGTATAAGCAGTGTGTGGCAGTGGCTGATCCTCACCTGTGGTGCAGGGCAGGGTCATGTTGTTCTGCTGTGGAGTGGAGGCTGTCTGCTGGTTGGTTGAGCTGGACTGCAAGGAAGAGCTGCGCCTTGCTTTAGTGGGACGACTTCCCATCTCACGCTGGATTCCACTGGCTGCTGATCACAAACTCACAACACGCTGATGCTGGCTCTGTGGGCTGAAGGAAGCGCAAACATCTCCTCCATGTCTCTTGTACAagatatatacactatatatatacacacatacatacacacagcagTGCgctaatgtattagaacacctcaatttgtCATTTCTTTATATACCTAcatgcatgaaaacctctggggttGAGAATTACAATtcccggtcagtaatcagtgatattgaaacaataggcactcgtgtgaaaatgttagatccCTTTGAGCTTtgattaggcatcttaaacaacttttaaaaagtctcCTGCCCTTAtaatttgtggctatgtgttccttttctcttactattacAAAGACAAAATGTGACAAGTGTGAGGTTATAAACAACGGGTGCATATATCTGAGAATGACCGTAAATGCTGTAAGTTACTCTTAAACTGAATTAGCACCTTTGATGCAAATGTGTTAAAACCTAATTTCTCATGTGCATTGAAAACAAAAACCCACTTGTCTTTATTATAAGTTGCTAAACATTTCAGCCTGAGAGCAGAGAGTAGAAGAGGCTGCGGTCATTTACACAAAGCTTCACTGGAGTATATTTAGCTCTCTCATAACCTTGTATCACTCTGCAGGTCTACCGCATTCTACAGCCTCACACTGAGTCCTGAAAGAAAGGCCAGCCTTGCTGAAGCCACCTGATTCAACACATCTGGGTGAAATACTGTGAAAAGGGGAAACTTGACTGATTCAATTCCATTACAGAGACTTCTAGAGCAACAGCTACATTGGAACTGGCACTTGATTGATGTGCTCTTTCAGAAAACGTGTTATACAAGAGTATTTAATATAACAGGTTGGAAAGGTGGCACTGGTATGATTAGCCAATGACTTACATGTACACTATTCAGTTGTATTTATTGAACAGCCTCCTGAAATAAACCctctcctgcttttacagtcagTAAACTTGACTGAACTGAATGAATGCATTTGACGGCAAGTTGCATCCTTTGCTACAATGGGAGCGGTAAAGATAAAGACCGGCAGAATGTATTGcagaactgttgaatatttataTTTCTGGAAAGTGTCCTTACCATGTTCTACTTTGAACTAGTATGGTACACCATGTGCATCAAGGATAGAGCAATCCTCTATGTACCAAGACCCTACAATTTTACACAGTGGGAGAATTGAGGCATCCAAagcttcaataataataataataataataataataccactgtgctttgattgcaGATTCAACACTAAAAACTAAATGAACATTTTGTATAAAGTTATACTCTAGAAATATGCTATACAATGGCATATTTTTTCCGCTGCTGTGTTGAATCTGAAAGTTTCTCGAACTTGCTTGGAGGATGTAGATAACCGCTGCTTGAAGCTTTTTTACAAAACCGAGTTTTCCAACCTCAGGCCTTACAAAATACAGCTGCTAATGTGAGGGGGTGGTGTGAGGAGCACTGGGGTTTTAGAAATAGCCTCTGGATTGACGGCCAAGAGCAGCAAGACCTCTTTTTTAGATGCTTCGCGGTCCAATTTtggtttttgttgctttttttaactACGTCAAACAGAATACCTCGGACAAATGCTTATTGGTTTATTAGAACACATTCTTGAAAACAACTTGCCACAAAACTCAAGTGAAAGGGCTGTAGTTAGACTGCATCAAAATGCAGGACTTTATAGAGATTCGTGAAAGTTTTATGGTAATACCCAAATTCCTGGAAGAGGCTGTAATCACTGAGGAAGAGCCACATGTATCCCAtctagggttgccacctctgaGGTACAAAAATAGGGACATGTGAACAGAAGGGCTATTGCTAAAAGTTTAAACTATCTAGAGCCATCAAATAGGCAACattgataatattattattatagtactgACAACCGATTAATAGTGCgcgtctattgcagtaatattatCATGACTTATTTAGCAAAGCAGGGACAGGTGGGGACCCTAATCCCAGTCAGGACCGTTTAAACACATTGCAGGCTCCTACTGACGCTCTTACGGCAGAGGTTGTATTTTATTGCagtttgcagttttaaaaaaatatttgatgtAAAGGGGGAAATTGTTGCCACAGCAATCACatgttattctttaaaatactaaCAATGAGAtatactgtggcagggcagatccCTGCCTGTATATAAAGTGTTGGATTATgggttggtggtggttggcagggatggggtttatttctatccctgccaaataaatgtgaaaatgtggGTTTTGTGGCTGTGTTTGCACATCCACAGGTGTaattgattatttgtttaattgtgttattaatttaattagtGTCACCTGCCTTTAATTAGCAAGCAGGTATATAAACAGGTTAAAATGGGTGGCCTGGGCTGTCTGTGTGAAGCCAAGGTCTGAGTGGAAAGACCAAAAGTTCTGTgtggtgggggaaaaaaaaaaataataataaaataaaaaaaaaggtactgtgtgaaccttgtGAAGTGTGGTAACTTGCAAACTGTATGTGAAGCAAGTGTTTTTTTGGTTGGTAAACTGCTTAGCCGTCCAGTGTGTTAGTTAAGAGTGAAGAAACGTTTAGTTTAGCACTCCGATgggagtttttgttttattttctgtaaataatgaaagtgatttaaaaagtatgttctgtgtctgggtctgctatTTTAAAGGGTGCAAACGAGTCTTAACCGAGAGGCTGTGTTAAAACACGTACGTATATTTTTGTTGCTCTGGTTGCTgggaaaaaagattttaaaaaacagctaTGTCAAGCCCCACAAAGTGTTATTTGCTTCACAATAGCCCCAACTGTTCTTACAGCATTAAGGAAAAATCTAATAAATGCCAACCAAACAATTGATGGTGCAACATTTCCTTAGTAATGCATTCAAAA
The sequence above is drawn from the Acipenser ruthenus chromosome 29, fAciRut3.2 maternal haplotype, whole genome shotgun sequence genome and encodes:
- the LOC131702161 gene encoding src-like-adapter 2; translation: MGSRPTKARRSSSLQSSSTNQQTASTPQQNNMTLPCTTAVKKYVAVALYTYPSGGPAEATVRVGERLNVLSEEGDWWKVSSSATGKEGYIPSNYAAKVYQRWLYEGISRDKAEELLLLPYNRAGSFLIRDSQTRRDSYSLSVRRSNSSAWESIKHYRINRLGNGWFYISARLTFPSLQHMVDYYTESGEGLCCTLNEPCYIQGSNNVPVQNIPEPITVRKPTLNWKDVDSSMLFGTDKEGTEDSLVSEGLREAINSYLYMTEERGSDQGGCSNSWKTC